A stretch of Linepithema humile isolate Giens D197 chromosome 3, Lhum_UNIL_v1.0, whole genome shotgun sequence DNA encodes these proteins:
- the LOC105677861 gene encoding N-alpha-acetyltransferase 30-like, producing METKKMEDSAEVNDSESAAIKIKEKKQNSIADIATLDIKSRLSLETIEARTEPYVNGVAQVNGICDSPQRIANVSDLSPQSQTMETSHLNQHEQAETLSVESKDNDIQYVSYMSELQMPDIMKLIQKDLSEPYSIYTYRYFIHNWPKLCFLAMHGDECVGAIVCKLDIHRKVIKRGYIAMLAVDVKYRKRKIGSNLVRRAIQAMVEDDADEVVLETEITNRPALRLYENLGFVRDKRLFRYYLNGVDALRLKLWLR from the exons ATGGAAACTAAGAAGATGGAAGACAGCGCGGAAGTAAACGATTCAGAATCAGCGGCGATTAAAATCAAAGAGAAGAAGCAAAACTCGATAGCGGATATCGCGACATTAGATATAAAGTCACGTCTCAGTTTGGAGACGATAGAGGCTCGTACAGAGCCTTACGTCAACGGGGTAGCTCAAGTGAACGGTATCTGCGACTCTCCTCAAAGAATTGCTAATGTCTCTGATCTATCCCCACAATCTCAGACAATGGAAACTAGTCATTTAAACCAACATG AACAAGCAGAAACATTATCTGTGGAAAGTAAAGACAACGATATCCAATATGTTAGCTATATGAGCGAATTACAAATGCCTGATATTATGAAGTTAATACAGAAGGACCTAAGCGAACCTTACTCTATTTAcacatatagatattttatccATAACTGGCCGAAATTGTGCTTCCTG GCAATGCATGGTGACGAGTGTGTCGGTGCCATTGTCTGCAAACTGGATATCCACAGGAAGGTGATAAAACGTGGTTATATTGCGATGCTAGCCGTTGATGTAAAATATCGTAAACGGAAGATTGGATCAAATTTGGTAAGACGAGCTATTCAAGCGATGGTGGAGGATGATGCAGACGAGGTAGTTTTGGAAACAGAGATCACTAACAGACCGGCGCTACGTTTGTACGAGAACCTTGGATTTGTGCGCGATAAAcgattatttcgatattacttAAATGGTGTAGATGCATTGCGATTGAAATTATGGCTCAGATGA
- the Hel25E gene encoding ATP-dependent RNA helicase WM6 produces MADNDDLLDYEDEEQTEQVVDGSGDVPAKKEVKGTYVSIHSSGFRDFLLKPEILRAIVDCGFEHPSEVQHECIPQAVLGMDILCQAKSGMGKTAVFVLATLQQLELIENQVYVLVMCHTRELAFQISKEYERFSKYMPHVKVGVFFGGLPIQKDEEVLKTICPHIVVGTPGRILALVRNKKLNLKHLKHFILDECDKMLELLDMRRDVQEIFRSTPHSKQVMMFSATLSKEIRPVCKKFMQDPMEVYVDDEAKLTLNGLQQHYVKLKENEKNKKLFELLDVLEFNQVVIFVKSVQRCMALAQLLTEQNFPAIGIHRGMTQEERLSRYQQFKDFQKRILVATNLFGRGMDIERVNIVFNYDMPEDSDTYLHRVARAGRFGTKGLAITLVSDESDAKILNDVQERFDVNITELPDEIDLASYIEGR; encoded by the exons ATGGCGGACAATGATGATCTTTTGGATTATGAAGATGAGGAACAGACTGAACAAGTAGTTGATGGAAGCGGTGATGTTCCTGCAAAGAAGGAAGTAAAGGGCACATATGTTTCTATTCACAGTAGTGGATTTAGAGATTTCCTTTTAAAGCCAGAAATTTTGCGTGCCATTGTTGATTGTGGCTTTGAACATCCATCTGAAG TGCAACACGAATGTATCCCTCAAGCAGTACTTGGGATGGATATACTGTGCCAAGCAAAATCTGGCATGGGAAAAACTGCTGTATTTGTATTAGCTACTCTTCAACAGCTGGAATTGATTGAAAATCAAGTATATGTTCTAGTGATGTGTCACACTCGAGAATTAGCCTTTCAAATCAGTAAGGAATATGAGAGGTTTAGCAAGTACATGCCACATGTAAAA gTTGGTGTATTTTTTGGTGGTTTACCTATACAAAAAGATGAAGAAGTCTTGAAGACCATATGTCCCCATATTGTTGTCGGTACCCCTGGTCGTATCCTCGCTCTTGTACggaataagaaactgaatctGAAGCATCTGAAGCACTTTATACTTGATGAATGTGATAAAATGCTTGAATTATTAG ATATGCGCCGGGATGTACAGGAAATATTCAGAAGCACACCACATAGCAAACAAGTCATGATGTTCAGTGCCACGTTGTCCAAGGAGATACGTCCTGTCTGCAAAAAGTTCATGCAAGAT CCCATGGAAGTCTATGTCGATGATGAGGCCAAGCTCACTTTGAACGGTCTGCAGCAGCATTACGTTAAATTGAAGGAGAACGAGAAAAACAAGAAGTTGTTCGAATTACTCGATGTTCTTGAGTTTAATCAG GTTGTCATATTTGTCAAGTCTGTGCAAAGATGCATGGCTTTAGCGCAACTTCTAACAGAACAGAATTTCCCTGCAATTGGAATTCATCGTGGTATGACGCAAGAGGAGCGGCTATCTAGATATCAACAGTTCAAAGATTTCCAAAAG CGTATTTTGGTTGCGACAAATCTGTTTGGACGGGGTATGGACATAGAACGTGTGAATATTGTATTCAATTATGACATGCCGGAAGATTCtgatacatatttacatagaGTGGCGCGTGCTGGGCGTTTTGGTACAAAG GGTCTTGCCATCACATTAGTGAGCGATGAAAGTGACGCCAAGATATTGAACGATGTTCAGGAAAGATTTGACgtaaatattacagaattgCCGGACGAAATCGATCTTGCTTCATACA ttgaAGGGCGATGA